From Watersipora subatra chromosome 8, tzWatSuba1.1, whole genome shotgun sequence, a single genomic window includes:
- the LOC137401419 gene encoding uncharacterized protein yields MSSYQYTNHGSGNPSNFAYHDNSGYYGGNQDLPRYGDQKQEPSPQSFQPVRTYPSEVVRTPGADNFNWHMFRTAVTSCILCPTFCGIFGLIYALLSYSDYTSGNLSRYHSKKNCSLGWSITGIVLAVGILASPWIILFSFGWLDLLVALG; encoded by the exons ATGTCATCTTATCAATACACAAACCACGGGTCAGGAAATCCTTCGAACTTTGCTTATCATGATAACTCAGGATACTATGGCGGCAACCAGGATTTACCAAG ATATGGTGATCAGAAACAGGAACCTTCTCCACAAAGCTTTCAACCTGTCAGG aCGTATCCAAGTGAAGTAGTGAGAACACCAGGAGCAGATAATTTCAACTGGCACATGTTTCGAACTGCTGTTACTTCCTGCATTCTATGTCCAACATTCTGTGGCATCTTTGGACTAATTTATGCCTTGTTGAGCTACTCGGACTACACCAGTGGCAATCTCAGCAG GTACCACTCAAAAAAGAACTGCTCCTTGGGATGGTCCATAACAGGGATTGTTCTTG CTGTTGGCATCCTCGCTTCACCTTGGATCATTCTTTTCTCCTTCGGTTGGCTAGATTTGCTAGTTGCACTCGGATAG
- the LOC137401418 gene encoding periodic tryptophan protein 2 homolog, with the protein MKFSFKFSNLLGTVYKKGNLVFSPDGNVLISPVGNRISAFDLKNNKSETLPLECKLNITTVAISPNGNLMLLINEEGEGYLCSLTNKTVISQYHFSQPVHAASFSPDASKFAVTKGNKVMLFQSPGYSKTFNPFVLLRTFYGPYDEVVSIDWTSDSRVLCVGSKDMNTHIYAAEKLTELVVYTAGGHKDAIVGSFFLKNSLDMVSIAQDRTICYWVCNHDLSELTPKTSQSATIDPEDKLRYRKDTVYSLKQAIADRPEEYQTAGVYSLVTAVDFHKASGVLVTGLNDGTFFVHEMPGFTHINSLSLGDQPINSIRFNATGDWLAFGCSQTGQLIVWEWQSETYVMKQQGHFNVMSCVSYSPDGQYLVTGGDDHKVKVWNTSNGFCFVTFTEHSGGISGVTFTQNGKVIVTSSLDGTVRAFDLHRYRNFRTFTSPRQVQFGCLAVDPSGELVCAGGQDVFDIFVWSMQTGKLLEVLSGHEAPIPSLAFSPIAAILLSASWDSTLKIWDIFDKKGHKETVQLSSDGMAVACRPDGKEVAVSTLRAAIVFYSVETASQLGSIEARADLGYVRKAGEAVSAKKASASNTFTCLSYSADGKCILAAGQSPYICIYSILEQTLVKRFKITQNLSMDGVMEFLDKRKMTEAGNIDEIETRDVTEAGLPGVRKGDLSLRRDRPELRVSSVSFSPTGRAWAATSTEGVLVYSLDSSLTFDPFEFGMEVTPEALNLALAQKEHEKALLLALRLNVMDLIQEAIESTPLDQVAVLVQNLPDRYVDKLLEKLPSYIESSAHIQYYTHWAIHLLTIHGPALKSRSQRVIAATTALQKSLTSKHEQLRKICDYNKYTMDYMLSAGKSKRKRGEEEMDFHETTEV; encoded by the exons AGGGAGAAGGTTATCTCTGCTCATTGACAAACAAGACAGTTATCAGCCAATACCACTTCTCCCAGCCCGTACATGCTGCCAGTTTTAGCCCAGATGCAAG CAAGTTTGCGGTAACGAAGGGCAACAAAGTGATGCTTTTTCAGTCGCCAGGATATTCCAAGACATTCAATCCATTCGTCCTTCTCCGTACCTTCTACGGCCCGTACGATGAGGTCGTCAGCATTGACTGGACTTCTGATTCCAG AGTGCTGTGTGTTGGATCAAAGGACATGAACACTCATATATACGCTGCTGAGAAGTTAACTGAGCTCGTTGTCTACACAGCTGGGGGTCATAAGGACGCCATTGTCGGCAGCTTTTTCCTCAAAAACAGCCTTGAT ATGGTATCCATAGCACAAGACAGAACCATCTGCTATTGGGTGTGCAACCATGATCTCTCTGAACTCACTCCAAAGACTTCTCAAA GCGCAACAATAGACCCGGAAGACAAATTGAGATACAGAAAAGACACAGTGTATTCCTTGAAGCAGGCGATTGCCGACCGCCCAGAGGAGTA CCAAACTGCTGGAGTTTACTCTCTGGTGACCGCCGTTGACTTTCATAAGGCCAGTGGAGTTCTTGTTACCGGTCTCAATGATGGGACATTCTTTGTACATGAGATGCCTGGCTTCACCCACATCAACTCTCTCAG CCTGGGTGACCAGCCGATCAACTCGATACGCTTCAACGCGACTGGCGATTGGCTCGCCTTTGGCTGCAGTCAAACCGGGCAGCTCATTGTTTGGGAGTGGCAAAGCGAGACCTACGTCATGAAGCAGCAAGGTCACTTCAATGTCATGTCCTGTGTGAGCTATTCTCCCGATGGACAGTATCTCGTTACAGGGGGAGATGATCACAAG GTGAAAGTGTGGAACACAAGCAATGGCTTCTGTTTTGTAACATTTACCGAGCATTCCGGTGGTATCAGTGGAGTTACTTTTACGCAGAATGGAAAGGTGATAGTAACGTCATCACTTGACGGTACAGTCAGAGCCTTTGATCTGCACAG GTATCGGAATTTCAGAACCTTCACTTCTCCACGACAGGTGCAGTTTGGTTGTTTAGCAGTTGATCCCAGCGGAGAGTTGGTCTGCGCAGGTGGTCAAGATGTTTTCGATATATTTGTCTGGTCTATGCAGACAGGCAAGCTTTTGGAA GTTTTATCTGGTCACGAGGCTCCTATACCATCTCTGGCTTTCAGTCCAATTGCAGCTATCTTATTAAGTGCATCCTGGGATAGTACGCTGAAAATATGGGACATATTTGATAAGAAGGGACACAAGGAAACAGTACAGTTGAGTAGTGATG GAATGGCTGTCGCTTGTCGCCCTGATGGCAAGGAGGTAGCGGTGAGCACACTTAGGGCAGCTATAGTGTTCTACAGTGTGGAGACAGCCTCCCAGCTCGGTTCCATAGAGGCACGCGCTGACCTCGGCTATGTGAGGAAGGCTGGGGAAGCTGTCAGCGCTAAAAAGGCGTCTGCTAGCAA CACTTTCACATGCCTGTCATATTCAGCTGACGGAAAGTGCATATTGGCAGCAGGGCAGAGTCCATACATCTGCATCTATTCTATTCTTGAGCAGACTCTAGTCAAGCGTTTCAAGATAACACAGAATCTCTCAATGGACGGTGTCATG GAATTCCTAGACAAGCGTAAAATGACAGAAGCGGGGAATATAGATGAGATTGAAACTAGGGATGTGACGGAGGCTGGCCTGCCCGGCGTTCGGAAAGGAGATCTCAGTCTACGAAGAGACAGACCTGAGCTTAGAGTTAGTTCTGTCAGCTTCTCCCCAACAG GCAGGGCATGGGCAGCAACGAGCACTGAAGGTGTGCTTGTCTATTCGCTTGACTCTTCACTCACATTTGACCCCTTCGAGTTCGGAATGGAGGTTACACCAGAAGCATTGAATCTAGCCTTAGCTCAAAAGGAGCACGAGAAAGCCCTTTTACTGGCTCTGAGGCTAAATGTAATGGATCTGATACAAGAGGCTATCGAATCTACACCCCTTGATCAGG TTGCTGTTCTGGTGCAGAACCTTCCAGACCGATATGTTGACAAACTGCTGGAGAAGTTACCCTCCTACATAGAGTCGTCTGCTCATATACAATACTATACTCATTGGGCCATCCACCTACTCACTATCCATGGGCCAGCGCTGAAGTCTCGGAGTCAGCGTGTTATTGCTGCCACCACTGCCCTCCAGAAATCACTCACCTCTAAGCATGAACAACTCCGCAAGAT ATGCGACTACAATAAATACACCATGGACTACATGTTATCTGCGGGCAAGTCTAAACGGAAGCGAGGAGAAGAGGAAATGGATTTTCATGAAACTACGGAGGTGTAG